From Varibaculum massiliense, a single genomic window includes:
- a CDS encoding L-threonylcarbamoyladenylate synthase, whose product MVAYIDIHPVNPQARLITKAADIIRDGGVIAYPTDSGYALGCKLGNKAGLERIQTIRKLPKTHNFTLICHDFKQLGKLVIVDNSAFKLINRLTPGPYTFIMKGDKAVPRIMVNPKKKTVGARIPNHVTTLALVEELGEPLMSSTLILPDKDVPEANGWEIRDEIGYLLDAVIEGPVEEARPTTVIDLTGEVPQVVRQGAGDLSDVML is encoded by the coding sequence ATGGTTGCCTACATAGATATTCACCCAGTAAATCCGCAAGCACGCCTAATCACGAAAGCCGCTGACATTATTCGGGACGGGGGCGTAATCGCCTATCCCACCGATTCCGGTTATGCCCTGGGCTGCAAACTTGGAAACAAAGCAGGGTTAGAGCGGATACAAACTATCCGCAAACTGCCCAAAACCCACAACTTCACCCTGATTTGCCATGATTTCAAGCAACTAGGGAAACTGGTAATCGTCGATAATTCGGCGTTTAAGCTGATAAATCGGCTCACCCCTGGGCCTTATACCTTCATTATGAAAGGTGACAAAGCGGTGCCGCGGATTATGGTCAACCCTAAGAAAAAGACCGTGGGGGCGCGGATTCCTAACCATGTAACCACTTTGGCGCTGGTAGAAGAATTGGGGGAGCCCCTAATGTCTTCTACTTTGATTTTGCCGGATAAGGACGTACCGGAAGCTAACGGCTGGGAAATCCGCGACGAAATTGGTTACCTGCTAGATGCGGTAATTGAAGGGCCGGTAGAAGAAGCCCGACCCACCACGGTTATTGATCTCACCGGAGAAGTTCCCCAGGTAGTACGCCAGGGCGCCGGCGATCTTTCGGATGTAATGCTCTAG
- a CDS encoding DUF948 domain-containing protein encodes MSVGEIASLIAAIAFLLLVLFLAIPLWKLGKVFDQLQDSIEQVASDTGDTVKEVSQTVRDANAQLVRVDAVTTSAAQVAQDVSAVSTLVSSTFAGPLIKLSAFSYAARKMFNRKGQ; translated from the coding sequence ATGAGCGTTGGTGAGATAGCTTCATTAATCGCCGCAATAGCTTTTTTGCTGCTGGTACTGTTCCTGGCAATACCACTATGGAAACTAGGGAAAGTTTTTGACCAACTACAGGACTCGATCGAACAGGTTGCCTCCGACACCGGAGATACCGTCAAAGAAGTTTCCCAAACAGTCCGGGATGCGAACGCCCAGTTGGTGCGGGTAGATGCGGTTACTACTTCGGCTGCCCAAGTCGCGCAAGATGTCTCTGCGGTTTCCACCCTGGTTTCTTCTACCTTCGCCGGTCCGCTAATCAAACTCTCGGCCTTCTCTTATGCGGCTCGCAAAATGTTTAACCGGAAAGGTCAATAA
- a CDS encoding AMP-dependent synthetase/ligase, with product MGAPLIDLMQFTSVAAAVLDRARRRPRQIAVERPSALGAAWEKISASSLGADIRAAGLGWIGLGFKPGDAVSILGSTSYEWMVMDLGAQAAGLVTVPIYETDSYEQVKWIAQKAQVKAVITDSTVQANMVRQLDKEPELAGQISIVFSLDDSGFTRLLEHGRVVPPTELDERLQQIKSDNLCTIVFTSGTTGRPKGVEITHENFLRPLNAVIERRSWNEWIFDPGARVIYFLPVAHVLARFLGYQQLVGHGTAAFLPNPKTIVQDMQTFKPNALLVVPRVLEKIYNAADATAGSGIKLRLFRLAAHTAEQWARIQESGEEVSFGQKVKIRLARRLVLNKIRKLMGGNLQGIVSGGAPMAERLGRFFIGCGIEVLQGYGATETTGPLTMSDRIGNKTGYVGHPLLCNEVRLGEGDELQARGGSIMRGYHGEPELTKEAFTEDGWLKTGDIAQIDADGNVKITGRAKEIIVTAGGKNVAPEVLEERLKGHPLISQVMVVGDNKPFVGALVTLDKEMLPTWLKNHGMPQMDITRAARDPRVLEALQRAVQRTNRAVSRAESIRKIKIITTDWTTENGMLTPSLKIKRNRIRAVYGEQIEDLYAKTDKK from the coding sequence ATGGGAGCCCCCCTTATCGATCTGATGCAATTCACCTCGGTGGCTGCAGCAGTCCTTGATCGTGCTCGCAGGCGTCCGCGGCAAATAGCGGTTGAACGCCCTTCCGCACTGGGTGCCGCTTGGGAAAAAATCTCCGCCTCATCATTGGGGGCCGATATTCGCGCTGCCGGTTTAGGGTGGATTGGCTTGGGCTTCAAACCGGGAGATGCAGTTTCTATTTTAGGATCCACCTCTTACGAGTGGATGGTCATGGATCTGGGAGCGCAAGCTGCCGGGCTGGTAACGGTACCTATCTACGAAACTGATTCCTACGAACAGGTAAAGTGGATTGCCCAAAAAGCCCAAGTAAAGGCGGTTATTACCGATTCTACGGTGCAGGCGAATATGGTGCGCCAACTCGATAAGGAACCGGAACTCGCAGGGCAAATCTCGATAGTGTTTTCCTTAGATGATTCTGGTTTTACCCGGCTGCTAGAACACGGACGGGTGGTTCCCCCGACTGAACTAGATGAACGCCTGCAGCAGATAAAATCCGATAATCTGTGCACTATTGTTTTTACTTCCGGGACTACCGGGCGTCCTAAAGGGGTAGAGATTACCCACGAAAATTTCTTGCGACCCCTAAATGCGGTAATCGAACGGCGCAGCTGGAACGAATGGATCTTTGACCCCGGTGCGCGAGTTATCTACTTCTTGCCGGTAGCCCACGTGCTGGCGCGTTTCCTGGGTTATCAGCAACTGGTAGGTCACGGTACTGCCGCGTTCTTACCTAACCCCAAAACCATCGTGCAAGATATGCAGACGTTTAAACCGAACGCGCTGCTAGTGGTACCGCGGGTACTGGAGAAAATTTATAACGCTGCCGATGCTACCGCTGGTTCGGGGATTAAACTGCGACTTTTCCGCTTGGCCGCCCACACTGCGGAACAGTGGGCGCGTATCCAAGAATCAGGGGAAGAAGTTTCTTTTGGGCAAAAAGTCAAGATTCGCCTTGCTCGGCGGCTAGTCCTAAATAAGATTCGTAAACTGATGGGTGGAAACCTACAGGGAATCGTATCTGGGGGAGCGCCGATGGCTGAGAGGCTTGGTCGCTTCTTCATTGGATGCGGAATCGAAGTTTTACAAGGTTACGGCGCGACCGAAACCACCGGCCCCTTAACTATGTCTGACCGGATTGGGAACAAAACCGGATACGTAGGGCATCCTTTGCTGTGTAACGAAGTGCGCCTGGGGGAGGGCGACGAGCTGCAGGCAAGGGGCGGCTCGATTATGCGCGGCTACCACGGGGAACCGGAACTTACTAAAGAGGCATTTACTGAGGATGGGTGGTTAAAAACCGGGGATATCGCGCAGATAGATGCCGATGGAAACGTTAAAATCACTGGGCGTGCCAAGGAAATTATCGTCACTGCCGGCGGGAAAAACGTCGCCCCCGAGGTTCTAGAGGAACGTTTGAAAGGACATCCCCTCATCTCGCAGGTGATGGTAGTGGGAGATAACAAACCCTTTGTGGGCGCCTTAGTCACCCTGGATAAAGAAATGCTGCCCACCTGGCTAAAGAATCACGGGATGCCACAGATGGATATTACCCGCGCGGCTCGCGATCCGCGGGTACTGGAAGCCCTGCAGCGGGCAGTGCAGCGCACTAACCGGGCAGTGTCACGGGCAGAATCTATCCGTAAGATCAAAATAATTACTACCGATTGGACTACCGAAAACGGGATGCTGACTCCTTCCCTAAAAATTAAGCGAAATCGGATTCGCGCAGTTTACGGGGAGCAAATCGAGGATCTGTACGCGAAGACAGATAAGAAATAG
- a CDS encoding DUF5692 family protein has translation MGFLWEVGPIWVYLFWILIFALQMLVAEVHRRWTWTAFALWTVGGVLLIPYVIIHGVPMVGWFPFGKFIIMLATATMTAFLLHWGKRNPLKARRYAIWFGVALWIGLAVNIMEANIRDLTIYFEADTYRACAINFQCLMDIDASRSISMIEGLPETRGITAASGSVAWYQAAAEAFKASGVGIDPATGFRTIGGYWNLLSAAAGVLNIITITGLGKIFISSSKKGKVQGLIWADMAWPWVIAYDLWNHSFLYNSLADYTWYCTLALLLACTIPAFTWAKGQWIWFRCFTLMFWIAANNILPELLVRPSIMTNYATMNPMANIICAWLALISNVALFVYWLYKMKKHHRNPWTNCLFFELGAFRKVVKLYADDKDKYFLTDFIPETPSGLGFEPESPVPPADGYVGWMPWWKEDKRYPKLRTPLSADPKLVEKGIKSDPSWDVTKEKKA, from the coding sequence ATGGGATTTTTATGGGAAGTAGGTCCGATATGGGTCTACCTTTTTTGGATTCTAATTTTTGCGCTGCAAATGCTGGTAGCAGAAGTACACCGCCGTTGGACTTGGACTGCTTTCGCCCTCTGGACAGTAGGCGGGGTATTACTGATTCCCTATGTAATCATTCACGGGGTTCCTATGGTGGGGTGGTTCCCCTTCGGCAAATTTATCATCATGCTCGCTACTGCGACCATGACCGCATTCCTCCTGCATTGGGGAAAACGTAATCCCCTAAAAGCTCGCCGTTATGCGATTTGGTTTGGGGTTGCCCTCTGGATTGGACTAGCGGTAAACATTATGGAAGCCAATATTCGTGACCTGACCATATACTTTGAAGCTGACACCTACCGTGCCTGCGCCATCAACTTCCAATGTTTAATGGATATTGATGCTTCCCGTTCGATTTCTATGATTGAAGGGTTGCCGGAAACCCGCGGAATCACCGCCGCTAGCGGCTCTGTCGCCTGGTATCAAGCTGCTGCCGAAGCCTTCAAGGCAAGTGGAGTTGGAATCGACCCCGCCACCGGTTTCCGCACTATCGGTGGCTACTGGAACCTGCTTTCGGCCGCTGCCGGGGTATTAAACATTATTACCATCACCGGTCTGGGGAAAATCTTTATTTCCTCGTCTAAAAAAGGAAAAGTACAGGGGCTAATTTGGGCAGATATGGCCTGGCCGTGGGTAATTGCCTACGACCTTTGGAATCATTCCTTCCTCTACAACTCGCTCGCGGATTACACCTGGTACTGCACCTTGGCATTACTGCTAGCCTGCACGATACCCGCTTTTACTTGGGCAAAGGGACAATGGATCTGGTTCCGCTGTTTCACCTTAATGTTCTGGATTGCTGCCAACAATATTTTGCCAGAGTTGCTGGTGCGCCCCTCAATAATGACTAATTATGCCACCATGAATCCGATGGCTAACATTATTTGTGCTTGGTTGGCGCTAATCTCAAACGTGGCGCTCTTTGTTTACTGGCTCTACAAGATGAAGAAACATCATCGCAATCCTTGGACAAACTGTCTCTTCTTCGAGCTAGGAGCCTTTAGGAAAGTTGTAAAGCTGTATGCAGATGACAAAGACAAGTACTTCCTAACTGACTTCATCCCCGAAACTCCCTCCGGGCTGGGGTTTGAGCCGGAATCTCCGGTGCCACCAGCAGACGGCTATGTGGGATGGATGCCCTGGTGGAAGGAAGACAAACGCTATCCGAAACTGCGCACACCTCTTTCGGCAGACCCCAAGCTGGTTGAAAAAGGGATTAAGTCTGATCCCAGCTGGGACGTTACCAAAGAAAAGAAAGCCTAG
- the rpsD gene encoding 30S ribosomal protein S4, with amino-acid sequence MGNKRSRKQVRLSRALGIALTPKAQRYFDRRPYGPGEHGRARRRSESDYAIRLKEKQRLRAQYNIREAQMHRLFEEARRIKGMTGDNLIVLLESRLDALVLRSGFARSMPQARQTVVHRHVLVDGKPVDRPSYRVKPGQVIQICPKSQTKDPFIVAAAGSHRDVLPDVPPYLDVNLEQLQATYVRLPERDEIPVVCDLQMVVEHYSR; translated from the coding sequence ATGGGAAATAAGCGTTCGCGCAAACAGGTTCGTCTATCTCGCGCTTTGGGAATCGCGTTAACCCCCAAGGCACAGCGTTACTTTGACCGCCGCCCCTACGGTCCCGGTGAGCATGGGCGGGCTCGCCGCCGCAGCGAATCTGACTATGCTATCCGTCTAAAGGAAAAGCAGCGTCTGCGTGCCCAGTACAATATCCGCGAGGCTCAGATGCACCGCCTATTCGAAGAGGCACGGCGGATTAAAGGAATGACCGGTGACAACCTGATTGTGCTGCTGGAGTCGCGTCTAGATGCCCTGGTATTGCGCTCTGGTTTTGCGCGCTCTATGCCGCAGGCTCGCCAAACGGTAGTTCACCGTCACGTGCTGGTAGATGGCAAACCGGTTGATCGTCCCTCTTACCGGGTAAAGCCGGGTCAGGTTATCCAGATTTGCCCCAAGTCCCAGACCAAGGACCCCTTTATTGTGGCGGCTGCGGGCTCTCACCGTGATGTACTCCCGGATGTGCCCCCATATTTGGATGTGAATCTGGAACAGCTGCAGGCCACCTACGTGCGTCTGCCCGAGCGCGATGAAATCCCGGTAGTCTGCGATTTGCAGATGGTGGTTGAGCACTACTCGCGTTAG
- a CDS encoding replication-associated recombination protein A — MDLFQQAALNEQGIPTFSDSAPLAVRMRPLRIEEVVGQSHLLEPGSPLRRLLEPQGSAGAVSSIIFWGPPGTGKTTLAYLVATASKRNFVEVSAVSAGVKEVRAVIKEAREQLRTTGKQTVLFVDEVHRFSKSQQDALLPAVENSWVILVAATTENPSFSVVSPLLSRSLLLTLNPLNSEDVKEVLRRALADERGLKGKVTADEDTLTRLADLGGADARKALTLLEAAAEGTLAAGRSALTTSDIARAADTAIVKYDRDDHYDVISAFIKSMRGSDVDATLHYLARMIEGGEDPRFIARRIMICASEDVGMADPTALQIAVSAAQAVQMVGMPEGRIILAQAAVAVATAPKSNASYLGIEAAIKDVRAGKSDPVPTPLRDSHYPGAEKLGVSGYKYAHDFPHHIVKQTYLPAALVGTQYYHPTDNGYEQLVSKRLQTIRGILSNGKGEQK; from the coding sequence GTGGATCTTTTCCAGCAAGCCGCGCTCAACGAACAGGGGATTCCCACATTCTCCGACTCCGCACCTTTGGCGGTGCGGATGCGACCGCTCCGTATCGAGGAGGTAGTGGGGCAGTCACATTTGCTGGAGCCGGGCTCGCCTCTGCGGCGGCTTTTAGAGCCTCAAGGTAGCGCGGGGGCAGTGAGTTCCATTATTTTTTGGGGGCCGCCGGGCACGGGAAAAACTACCCTTGCCTATCTGGTAGCCACTGCCTCAAAGCGAAATTTCGTGGAGGTCAGCGCGGTTTCGGCTGGGGTTAAAGAAGTTAGGGCAGTTATTAAAGAGGCTCGCGAGCAACTGCGCACCACCGGCAAACAAACTGTGCTTTTTGTTGACGAGGTGCATCGCTTCTCTAAGTCTCAGCAAGATGCCCTGCTGCCGGCAGTGGAAAACTCGTGGGTGATTTTGGTGGCGGCCACTACCGAGAACCCCTCCTTCTCAGTAGTTTCCCCGCTGTTGTCGCGCTCTTTGCTGCTTACTTTGAACCCGCTAAATAGTGAGGATGTGAAAGAAGTATTGCGGCGCGCCCTCGCCGATGAGCGGGGGCTGAAAGGCAAAGTCACAGCCGACGAGGACACTCTTACCCGTCTCGCGGATTTAGGGGGAGCCGATGCGCGCAAAGCGCTTACCCTACTAGAGGCCGCTGCTGAGGGGACGCTAGCTGCCGGACGTAGCGCTCTTACAACTTCCGACATTGCCCGCGCCGCCGATACCGCGATCGTAAAATATGATCGCGATGACCACTATGACGTGATTAGTGCGTTTATTAAATCTATGCGCGGCTCCGATGTCGATGCCACCTTGCATTATTTGGCGCGCATGATCGAAGGGGGAGAAGACCCCCGGTTTATTGCCCGCCGCATCATGATTTGTGCCAGCGAAGACGTGGGGATGGCTGACCCGACTGCGTTACAAATCGCTGTGTCCGCCGCGCAGGCAGTGCAAATGGTTGGAATGCCCGAGGGACGGATTATTTTGGCTCAGGCCGCGGTGGCAGTAGCTACCGCCCCGAAGTCCAATGCCTCCTATTTGGGAATCGAAGCCGCCATCAAAGATGTTCGCGCCGGGAAAAGCGACCCGGTACCCACCCCGCTGCGTGATTCTCATTACCCTGGAGCCGAGAAGCTGGGAGTGTCCGGATATAAATATGCGCATGACTTTCCGCACCACATTGTAAAACAAACTTATCTACCTGCAGCTTTAGTTGGAACTCAGTACTACCATCCCACCGATAATGGATACGAACAGCTGGTTTCAAAACGGCTGCAAACTATTCGTGGCATCTTGTCCAATGGCAAAGGCGAACAAAAATAG
- a CDS encoding DUF5692 family protein, with amino-acid sequence MKPDYPTLFFFELGQWYDYLMLVVVIAGLAIMAWLAIRYKWVAIAVFIVIPLALTIFWWPYSRAGTNSDGWFPIVKQYSALIGSLSLVALQYFPKLRDKRWYLCIPPFILAVNIIEAVIRDFQCYGIHGVDPTQGMVTWGGPWNIMNGLAGILNFLMISGWMGIYVSKGKNKQIIWGDLTIGWIIAYDLWNVAYVYNCLADRAWYSGVALLASCTIPAFLAFGKGAWIQYRAYTLTFWSAIVLTFPHFMQDSMFAHRSAHNPTAMFLLSAAALLANVVVFGYHIYKVRSTRRDPFTQEVYWDTPYNQQIARENGGKLKNS; translated from the coding sequence ATGAAACCGGATTATCCGACTTTATTCTTTTTTGAACTTGGTCAGTGGTACGACTACCTGATGCTAGTGGTAGTGATCGCGGGGCTGGCGATAATGGCCTGGCTAGCGATCCGCTATAAATGGGTGGCGATTGCGGTATTCATTGTGATTCCGCTGGCGCTGACGATTTTTTGGTGGCCCTATTCGCGCGCTGGCACCAACTCGGACGGTTGGTTCCCGATAGTGAAGCAATACTCCGCCCTAATCGGGTCGTTATCACTGGTGGCGTTACAATATTTCCCGAAACTGCGTGATAAACGCTGGTACCTGTGCATCCCGCCGTTTATCTTGGCGGTAAACATTATCGAAGCGGTGATTCGCGATTTCCAGTGCTACGGCATCCACGGGGTAGATCCCACGCAAGGCATGGTCACCTGGGGTGGCCCCTGGAACATCATGAACGGACTAGCCGGAATCTTAAACTTCCTAATGATTTCGGGCTGGATGGGAATCTATGTATCCAAAGGCAAGAATAAACAGATCATTTGGGGCGACCTGACTATCGGTTGGATTATCGCTTATGACCTGTGGAATGTTGCTTATGTTTATAACTGCCTAGCGGATCGCGCCTGGTATTCGGGGGTGGCCTTGTTGGCCTCCTGTACCATCCCCGCCTTCCTGGCTTTCGGGAAAGGCGCCTGGATTCAATACCGGGCTTACACTTTGACCTTCTGGTCAGCGATAGTGCTAACCTTCCCGCATTTTATGCAAGATTCCATGTTTGCTCACCGCAGCGCCCACAACCCCACTGCCATGTTCTTGCTCTCGGCAGCCGCTCTGCTGGCCAATGTAGTGGTGTTCGGGTACCACATCTATAAGGTGCGCTCTACTAGGCGCGATCCCTTCACCCAAGAGGTTTATTGGGATACCCCTTATAACCAGCAGATTGCCCGTGAAAATGGAGGAAAACTAAAAAATAGTTAG
- the uvrA gene encoding excinuclease ABC subunit UvrA: MDEKLVVKGAREHNLRNVAIEIPRDQMVVFTGLSGSGKSSLAFDTIFAEGQRRYVESLSSYARQFLGRLDKPDVDFIAGLSPAVSIDQKSTSRNPRSTVGTITEVYDYLRLLYARAGQAYCPVCGEKIQAQTAQQIVDRLLTLPEKTRFQILAPVVRGRKGEYTELFAELVTQGFSAAVVDGETVRLTQPPKLERKIKHDIFVRVDRLVMKEGVRTRLSDSIETALKLADGLVVVDFVDRDESDPQRSRRFSENRACPNDHPLQLEEIEPRTFSFNAPYGACPDCSGLGSHLEVDPELVVPNPELSISEGAIRPWSTKNKYLMHMVAGLGEELGFDLDTPFRKLSASQQKALLRGRDYQVKVKFRNRWGRMRTYSSGFEGAIPWIMRKREETESEVMRARYEGYMRQVPCSTCHGDRLKPEVLAVKIGDLNIAELTKLSISASCQYLAEVELTGPAKKIAEPILKEVQVRLQFLQDVGLGYLTLARGAATLSGGEAQRIRLATQIGSGLVGVLYVLDEPSIGLHQRDNHKLIETLKKLRDLGNTLLVVEHDEDTIRSSDWIVDIGPEAGEHGGEVLYSGPVAGIADCKRSLTGQYLSGKKQIAVPKKRRKIEKGRQLKIIGARENNLKNLDVSIPLGKLVLVTGVSGSGKSTLINQVMYQALAAKLQRKRVVPGRHKAIAGIEHLDKVVHVDQSPIGRNPRSNPATYTGVWDAVRALFAQTPEAQLRGYGPGRFSFNVKGGRCESCKGDGTLKIEMNFLPDVYVPCEVCGGARYNQETLEIKYRGKSVADVLDMPISEAAEFFAPINKISRHLNTLVEVGLGYLRLGQSATTLSGGEAQRVKLASELQRRSNGRTIYVLDEPTTGLHLEDIRKLMLVLQSLVDKGNSVIVIEHNLDVIKCADWVIDLGPEGGDGGGTLVAQGTPEQVAKVKDSYTGHYLREMLK, translated from the coding sequence GTGGATGAAAAACTGGTAGTTAAAGGGGCGCGGGAACACAACCTGCGTAACGTGGCCATCGAGATTCCCCGCGACCAGATGGTGGTGTTTACCGGACTTTCGGGATCGGGGAAGTCTTCCCTGGCTTTCGATACCATTTTCGCCGAAGGACAGCGCCGCTATGTAGAGTCCCTGTCCTCTTATGCCCGCCAGTTTCTCGGGCGCCTGGACAAACCAGACGTAGATTTTATTGCCGGGCTGTCGCCGGCGGTTTCTATAGATCAAAAATCTACCTCCCGGAACCCGCGTTCTACCGTCGGTACTATTACCGAGGTCTACGACTACTTACGGTTGCTGTATGCCCGCGCCGGGCAGGCTTACTGCCCGGTGTGTGGGGAAAAAATCCAGGCGCAAACTGCCCAGCAAATCGTGGATCGCCTGCTAACCCTGCCGGAAAAAACCCGGTTCCAGATTTTGGCTCCGGTGGTACGCGGACGCAAAGGTGAATATACCGAGCTTTTTGCAGAGCTAGTTACCCAGGGGTTCTCGGCGGCAGTGGTGGACGGGGAAACTGTGCGCCTGACTCAGCCCCCCAAGCTGGAGCGCAAAATTAAACACGATATTTTTGTGCGCGTCGATCGCTTAGTAATGAAAGAGGGAGTGCGCACCCGACTCTCCGACTCGATTGAAACCGCCCTGAAACTAGCAGACGGGCTAGTAGTGGTCGATTTTGTGGACCGAGATGAATCTGATCCCCAGCGTTCCCGCCGCTTTTCTGAAAATCGCGCCTGCCCCAATGATCACCCCCTGCAGCTCGAGGAAATTGAGCCGCGCACGTTTTCCTTTAACGCTCCCTATGGGGCTTGTCCAGATTGCTCCGGTCTCGGCTCCCATCTAGAGGTTGATCCCGAACTGGTGGTTCCCAACCCGGAGCTATCTATCTCCGAGGGTGCGATTCGCCCCTGGTCCACCAAAAATAAATATCTCATGCACATGGTCGCTGGGCTGGGGGAGGAACTAGGGTTTGATTTGGATACGCCCTTCCGAAAGCTATCAGCCTCCCAGCAAAAGGCTCTTTTGCGCGGCCGCGATTACCAGGTAAAAGTAAAGTTCCGGAATCGTTGGGGACGGATGCGCACCTATTCCTCCGGATTCGAGGGCGCAATCCCTTGGATTATGCGCAAGCGCGAAGAAACCGAATCTGAGGTAATGCGCGCCCGCTACGAAGGCTATATGCGGCAAGTTCCTTGTTCCACCTGTCACGGGGACCGTCTGAAGCCAGAAGTCTTGGCGGTAAAAATCGGGGATTTAAATATCGCGGAGTTAACTAAACTATCGATTTCCGCCAGCTGCCAATACCTGGCGGAAGTGGAGTTAACTGGGCCGGCCAAGAAAATCGCGGAACCGATCTTGAAAGAAGTGCAGGTACGCTTGCAGTTCTTGCAAGATGTGGGGCTAGGCTATTTAACCTTGGCGCGGGGAGCGGCTACGCTTTCAGGGGGTGAAGCCCAGCGGATTCGCCTGGCAACCCAGATCGGATCCGGGTTAGTCGGGGTGCTTTATGTGCTTGATGAGCCTTCGATCGGGTTGCATCAACGGGATAACCACAAGCTAATCGAGACTCTAAAGAAGCTGCGCGATTTAGGGAACACCTTGCTGGTGGTAGAACATGACGAAGACACCATTCGATCCAGTGATTGGATAGTCGATATCGGACCGGAAGCTGGCGAACATGGGGGAGAAGTCCTCTACTCGGGACCGGTAGCGGGAATCGCGGATTGTAAACGCTCCCTCACCGGGCAGTATTTGTCGGGTAAGAAGCAAATCGCAGTCCCCAAAAAACGGCGCAAAATTGAGAAAGGTCGGCAGCTAAAAATTATTGGGGCGCGAGAAAACAACCTCAAGAATCTCGATGTTTCCATTCCTCTAGGTAAGTTAGTGCTGGTCACCGGGGTGTCGGGGTCGGGTAAATCTACCCTCATTAACCAGGTAATGTACCAGGCACTAGCCGCGAAGCTGCAGCGAAAACGAGTGGTTCCCGGTCGCCATAAAGCGATTGCAGGCATCGAACATTTAGACAAGGTGGTACACGTAGATCAAAGCCCCATTGGACGCAACCCCCGCTCCAACCCGGCAACCTATACCGGGGTGTGGGATGCGGTGCGCGCCCTCTTTGCCCAAACCCCGGAGGCGCAGTTACGCGGATATGGACCCGGCCGTTTTTCTTTCAATGTGAAAGGAGGACGTTGCGAATCCTGTAAGGGTGACGGCACCCTCAAGATTGAGATGAACTTCCTGCCGGACGTGTATGTGCCCTGCGAAGTATGCGGGGGAGCGCGCTATAACCAGGAAACTTTAGAAATTAAATATCGCGGTAAATCGGTAGCCGATGTGCTCGATATGCCTATTAGCGAAGCAGCGGAATTTTTTGCTCCCATAAACAAGATTTCTCGGCACCTGAATACCCTGGTAGAGGTAGGGTTAGGGTATCTGCGCCTGGGCCAAAGTGCTACGACCCTGTCTGGGGGAGAAGCCCAGCGGGTAAAACTGGCCAGTGAACTGCAACGCCGCTCCAATGGACGCACTATCTATGTATTAGACGAGCCCACCACCGGCCTCCACCTGGAAGATATTCGCAAATTGATGCTGGTGTTGCAGTCTTTGGTTGACAAGGGCAACTCGGTAATCGTGATCGAGCATAATCTGGATGTAATCAAGTGCGCCGATTGGGTGATTGATTTAGGTCCCGAGGGCGGAGACGGCGGGGGTACGCTCGTGGCGCAAGGAACCCCGGAGCAAGTGGCAAAGGTCAAAGATTCTTACACCGGACACTACCTGCGTGAGATGCTAAAGTGA